A single Elaeis guineensis isolate ETL-2024a chromosome 15, EG11, whole genome shotgun sequence DNA region contains:
- the LOC105058479 gene encoding SNW/SKI-interacting protein A translates to MEALKELLPPAKSTGASFYDHSKDPWFKDRYSSSSDPSQSSVVKPNPVPPYGKRSGFVPRKPEDFGDGGAFPEIHVAQYPLGMGRKDEKPGTKILPLTVDSQGNVAFDAIVKQDENASKIVYSQHKDLVPKLVTEEEKHEEEMEKEIEETTERTKAALEKIVNVRLSAAQPKNVPTPSSESKFIKYKPSQESAAFNSGAKERIIRMVETPVDPLEPPKFKHKRVPKASGSPPVPVMHSPPRPVTVKDQQDWKIPPCISNWKNPKGYTIPLDKRLAADGRGLQDVQINDNFAKLSEALYVAEQKAREAVAMRSKIQKELMLKEKERKEQELRALAQKARSERTGIAPAPSAPLPADKNLLDDDMRVEPHEQRKETREEREERLQRDKLREERRRERERERRLEAKEAAMGKKSKITRDRDRDISEKVALGMANTGAGRTGEVMYDQRLFNQDKGMESGFAADDQYNIYDKGLFTAQPTLSTLYRPKKDADADMYGGADEQLEKIMKTDRFKPDKAFTGSSERPSGSKRERPVEFEKPEENDPFGLDQFLTEVKKGKKAMEKIGGGGTMKASAGSSLRDDYEGGGSGRTRIGFERGR, encoded by the coding sequence ATGGAGGCCCTCAAGGAACTCCTCCCTCCGGCAAAATCTACCGGCGCCTCCTTCTATGACCACTCGAAGGACCCTTGGTTCAAGGATAGGTACAGCTCCTCCTCGGACCCCTCCCAGTCCTCCGTTGTCAAGCCTAACCCGGTCCCACCCTATGGGAAGCGCTCTGGTTTCGTCCCTCGGAAGCCGGAGGACTTCGGTGATGGGGGTGCCTTCCCTGAGATCCATGTCGCCCAGTACCCACTCGGCATGGGCAGGAAGGACGAGAAGCCTGGCACCAAGATCCTTCCCCTCACTGTTGATTCCCAGGGAAATGTCGCATTCGATGCAATCGTGAAGCAGGACgagaatgcctcaaagattgtGTACTCCCAGCATAAAGACCTTGTCCCGAAGTTAGTGACAGAAGAGGAGAAGCATGAAGAAGAGATGGAGAAGGAGATCGAGGAGACTACCGAGCGGACGAAGGCTGCTTTGGAAAAGATTGTTAATGTTAGGTTGAGTGCCGCACAGCCGAAGAATGTCCCTACCCCATCATCAGAATCGAAGTTTATCAAGTACAAACCCTCGCAGGAGTCGGCGGCTTTCAATTCTGGGGCGAAAGAGAGGATTATTCGAATGGTCGAGACGCCTGTGGACCCTCTTGAGCCCCCTAAGTTCAAGCACAAGAGGGTTCCAAAAGCCTCAGGTTCCCCACCGGTGCCCGTAATGCATTCCCCGCCACGCCCGGTCACTGTGAAGGATCAGCAAGACTGGAAGATCCCACCTTGCATCTCGAATTGGAAGAACCCGAAAGGTTACACGATCCCCTTGGACAAGCGTCTGGCTGCTGATGGAAGGGGTCTTCAAGATGTGCAGATCAATGATAATTTTGCAAAGCTCTCCGAAGCTTTGTATGTGGCAGAGCAGAAGGCTAGAGAGGCTGTTGCAATGAGATCAAAGATCCAGAAGGAGTTGATGCtgaaggagaaagaaagaaaggaacagGAGCTGCGTGCATTGGCTCAGAAGGCACGGTCGGAGAGGACTGGCATCGCTCCAGCCCCTTCTGCCCCTCTGCCTGCTGATAAAAATTTGCTTGATGATGATATGAGAGTGGAGCCCCACGAGCAGCGGAAGGAGACAAGGGAGGAAAGGGAAGAGCGGCTGCAGCGTGATAAGCTTCGTGAGGAACGGAGGcgtgagagggagagggagagaaggtTGGAAGCTAAGGAAGCTGCAATGGGGAAGAAGAGTAAGATCACGAGAGATAGGGACCGTGATATTAGCGAAAAGGTTGCTCTTGGTATGGCTAACACTGGAGCTGGACGCACTGGGGAGGTTATGTATGACCAGCGGCTGTTTAACCAGGACAAGGGAATGGAGTCTGGATTTGCTGCTGATGACCAGTACAACATATATGATAAGGGTCTGTTTACAGCTCAGCCTACACTTTCTACACTCTACAGGCCTAAGAAGGATGCTGATGCAGATATGTATGGAGGAGCTGATGAGCAGCTGGAGAAGATTATGAAGACTGATAGGTTCAAGCCTGACAAGGCTTTCACTGGTTCGTCTGAGAGGCCATCTGGTAGCAAGAGAGAGAGGCCAGTAGAGTTTGAAAAGCCAGAAGAGAATGATCCCTTCGGGTTGGATCAGTTCTTGACAGAGGTGAAGAAGGGTAAGAAGGCAATGGAAAAGATTGGTGGTGGAGGAACCATGAAAGCAAGTGCAGGGTCTTCACTGAGAGATGACTATGAGGGAGGAGGATCTGGAAGGACTCGCATTGGATTTGAAAGAGGACGTTGA
- the LOC140853980 gene encoding uncharacterized protein gives MIPLEIGLPSTRVEQYCEPGNSECRRADLDLLPELQREAQLRMASYRQRVARYYNTKVRLKSLRSGDLILRNAEVSKSQDQEKLSPNWEGPYKIADTCRSGAYQLEILKGTAIPRTWNADNLKLYYQ, from the coding sequence ATGATCCCACTGGAGATCGGGCTGCCATCGACTAGGGTTGAGCAATATTGTGAACCGGGCAACTCCGAGTGCCGgagggccgacttggacctcctgcCCGAGCTTCAAcgtgaggctcaactccgcatggcttcctaccgacaaagagtggctCGATACTACAACACTAAAGTTAGGCTAAAGTCTTTAAGATccggagacctgattttgaggaaCGCGGAAGTCTCGAAGTCTCAGGATCAAGAGAAACtgtctccaaactgggaaggaccctacaagattgcAGACACATGCAGGTCGGGCGCCTACCAACTTGAAATCCTGAAAGGGAcggccattccccggacttggaatgctgacaacctgaaatTGTATTATCAATGA
- the LOC105058480 gene encoding serine/threonine-protein kinase-like protein At1g28390, producing the protein MGLFCCGKDTTALATTTTTTTSNKLRVFRHEELETATAGFSPSTLLGRGSHGSVFLASLDGGRLLAAVKVPSDDDYSTFDTEITLLSSLPRSPLLVNLLGATPAGGPTPRIAVVDLMPLGSLHDLLHHPLRPRPPWPRRLRLALHAAASLAALHALQPPVAHRDVKPSNLLLDANGRARLADFSLAVRLPPPQALPPAGTIGYIDPSYLRPTDLSTATDVYSFGVVLLEILTGRRAIDVEYSPPSLEDWAAPLVGAGRFPELWDPRGRPAEGREEEAARDVAVLATRCLAPVAEERPSMAEVAELLREAEWRVRSPPPPAWRRLARWVVGRARNGKVSDVAAT; encoded by the coding sequence ATGGGTCTCTTCTGCTGCGGTAAGGACACCACAGCTCTAGCAACCACCACCACTACTACCACATCTAACAAGCTCCGAGTATTCCGGCACGAGGAGCTGGAGACCGCCACCGCCGGTTTCTCCCCCTCCACTCTCCTCGGCCGCGGCAGCCACGGCTCCGTCTTCCTCGCCTCCCTCGACGGCGGCCGCCTCCTCGCCGCCGTCAAGGTCCCCTCCGACGATGACTACTCCACCTTCGACACCGAGATcaccctcctctcctccctcccccGCTCCCCCCTCCTCGTCAACCTTCTCGGCGCCACCCCGGCCGGCGGCCCAACCCCCCGCATCGCCGTCGTCGACCTCATGCCCCTCGGCTCCCTCCATGACCTCCTCCACCATCCCCTCCGCCCCCGTCCCCCCTGGCCCCGCCGCCTCCGCCTCGCCCTCCACGCTGCCGCCTCCCTCGCCGCCCTCCACGCCCTCCAACCCCCCGTCGCCCACCGCGACGTCAAGCCCTCCAACCTCCTCCTCGACGCCAACGGTCGCGCCCGCCTCGCCGACTTCAGCCTCGCCGTTCGCCTCCCACCACCCCAAGCTCTGCCCCCGGCCGGCACCATCGGTTACATCGACCCCTCCTACCTCCGCCCCACCGATCTCTCCACCGCCACCGACGTCTACAGCTTCGGCGTCGTCCTCCTCgagatcctcaccggccgccgCGCCATCGACGTCGAGTACAGCCCGCCATCTCTGGAGGACTGGGCAGCGCCGCTCGTCGGGGCGGGGCGGTTCCCGGAGCTGTGGGATCCGCGGGGGCGGCCAGCGGAGGGCCGCGAGGAGGAAGCGGCGAGAGACGTAGCAGTGCTGGCAACGAGATGTCTAGCGCCGGTGGCGGAGGAAAGGCCGTCCATGGCGGAGGTGGCGGAGCTTCTCCGGGAGGCGGAGTGGAGGGTCCGATCGCCACCTCCGCCAGCTTGGCGGCGGCTGGCGAGGTGGGTGGTGGGTCGGGCCAGGAATGGGAAAGTGTCCGACGTGGCGGCGACTTGA